Proteins from a genomic interval of Anas platyrhynchos isolate ZD024472 breed Pekin duck chromosome 4, IASCAAS_PekinDuck_T2T, whole genome shotgun sequence:
- the GAB1 gene encoding GRB2-associated-binding protein 1 isoform X3 translates to MSGGEVVCSGWLRKSPPEKKLKRYAWKRRWFVLRSGRLTGDPDVLEYYKNDHAKKPIRIIDLNLCQQVDAGLTFNKKEFENSYIFDINTIDRVFYLVADSEEEMNKWVRCICDICGFNPTDEDAVKPPVSSLQTSAELPLPVNTSPPSMQAESSLPPPYQLINIPPLESSSGQEDPQDYLLLINCQSKKPEPMRSHADSAKSSSSETDCNDNVPSHKNPAPSVSKHAVNGFFQQQGVYDSPPSRTGLALADSSLYNLPRSYSQDVLPKAASPTGTDAEGEQHVFNTPSATSLLDAQLRHISISYDIPPTPGGTYQIPRTFPEGTMSQTSKLETIPDIPPPRPPKPHHAADRSPVETCSITRTASDTDNSYCIPTAGMPPSRSNTISTVDLNIFRKEISSQDCYDIPRTFPNDRSNSLEGFHNHFKNRSMLTVGSVSSEELDENYVPMNPNSPPRQHSSSFTEPIQETNYVPMTPGTFDFPLFGKQVPPPAHMGFRSSPKTPPRRSVPVAECEPPPVDRNLKPDRKGQSPKILRPKPHGLERTDSQTVGDFTTRRKAKPAPLEIKPLPEWEELQAPVRSPITRSFARDSSRFPMSPRPDSVHSTTSSSDSHDSEENYVSMNPNQSTEDPNLFGSNSLDGGSSPMVKPKGDKQVEYLDLDLDSGKSTPPRKKKSSGSGSSVADERVDYVVVDQQKTLALKSTREAWTDGRQSTESETPTKSVK, encoded by the exons GCATGGAAGAGGAGATGGTTTGTACTTCGCAGCGGCCGTTTAACAGGAGATCCAGATGTATTGGAATACTACAAAAATGACCATGCCAAGAAGCCTATCCGAATTATTGACTTAAATTTATGTCAGCAAGTGGATGCTGGATTAACATTCAACAAAAAAGAGTTCGAAAACAGTTATATTTTTGATATCAACACTATAGACAGAGTTTTCTATTTGGTGGCAGACAGTGAGGAGGAGATGAATAAGTGGGTCCGATGCATCTGTGATATCTGTGGGTTCAACCCTACAGATGAGG ATGCTGTGAAGCCACCGGTCAGTTCTTTACAAACATCTGCTGAGTTACCCTTGCCTGTCAACACTTCACCGCCTTCCATGCAAGCAGAATCTTCCCTACCTCCTCCTTATCAGCTTATTAATATCCCCCCACTAGAGTCTTCCTCTGGTCAAGAAGATCCTCAAGACTACCTACTGCTAATAAACTGCCAGAGTAAAAAACCTGAACCTATGAG ATCTCATGCTGACTCTGCAAAATCCAGCTCTTCTGAAACAGACTGCAATGATAACGTGCCCTCCCACAAAAATCCTGCTCCATCAGTGAGCAAGCATGCTGTGAATGGCTTTTTTCAGCAGCAAGGTGTCTATGACTCTCCTCCTTCCCGTACTGGACTGGCATTGGCAGACTCCAGCCTTTATAACCTGCCTAGGAGTTATTCACAGGATGTTTTACCGAAGGCAGCATCTCCAACTGGGactgatgcagaaggagagcagCATGTTTTCAACACGCCATCAGCAACATCTTTGTTAGATGCACAGTTGAGACACATCTCCATTAGTTATGACATTCCCCCCACACCTGGAGGTACTTACCAGATTCCACGAACTTTTCCAGAAGGAACAATGTCTCAGACATCAAAACTAGAGACTATTCCAGATATTCCTCCACCTCGGCCACCAAAACCTCACCACGCTGCAGATCGATCTCCTGTGGAAACATGTAGCATTACTCGTACTGCTTCAGATACTGATAATAGTTATTGCATCCCTACAGCAGGAATGCCACCCTCACGCAGTAATACCATTTCAACTGTAGATTTGAATATCTTTCGTAAAG AAATTAGTTCTCAAGACTGTTATGATATTCCACGAACGTTTCCGAATGACAGATCTAATTCATTGGAGGGCTTCCATAACCACTTT aaaaacagaagcatgtTGACAGTGGGAAGTGTTTCAAGTGAAGAACTAGATGAAAATTATGTCCCAATGAATCCCAACTCTCCTCCACGACAGCATTCCAGCAGCTTCACTGAACCCATCCAGGAAACAAATTATGTACCAATGACACCAGGCACGTTTGATTTTCCGTTATTTGGAAAGCAAGTCCCTCCTCCTGCTCACATGGGTTTCAGGTCCAGTCCAAAAACCCCTCCCAGACGGTCAGTTCCTGTTGCAGAATGTGAGCCACCGCCAGTGGATCGGAACCTCAAACCAGACAGAAAAG GTCAAAGTCCTAAAATTTTAAGACCTAAACCACATGGTTTAGAGCGAACTGATTCACAAACCGTAGGTGACTTTACTACAAGAAGAAAGG CAAAACCAGCTCCACTAGAAATAAAACCGCTGCCTGAATGGGAAGAATTACAAGCCCCAGTTAGATCTCCTATCACCAGAAGTTTTGCACGAGA CTCCTCCAGGTTTCCCATGTCTCCCAGACCGGATTCAGTTCATAGCACAACTTCCAGCAGTGACTCGCATGACAGTGAAGAGAATTATGTTTCCATGAATCCAAATCAGTCCACTGAAGACCCA AATTTGTTCGGTAGCAACAGTCTCGATGGAGGAAGCAGTCCCATGGTAAAACCTAAAGGAGATAAACAAGTAGAATATTTAGATTTGGACCTAGATTCAGGAAAATCTACCCCGCCTCGTAAG AAAAAGAGCAGTGGTTCAGGCAGCAGTGTGGCAGACGAAAGAGTTGATTATGTTGTGGTTGACCAGCAGAAAACACTAGCACTGAAGAGCACACGGGAGGCATGGACTGATGGGAGACAGTCTACAGAGTCTGAAACACCGACAAAAAGCGTGAAGTGA
- the GAB1 gene encoding GRB2-associated-binding protein 1 isoform X4, whose product MSGGEVVCSGWLRKSPPEKKLKRYAWKRRWFVLRSGRLTGDPDVLEYYKNDHAKKPIRIIDLNLCQQVDAGLTFNKKEFENSYIFDINTIDRVFYLVADSEEEMNKWVRCICDICGFNPTDEDAVKPPVSSLQTSAELPLPVNTSPPSMQAESSLPPPYQLINIPPLESSSGQEDPQDYLLLINCQSKKPEPMSQGSPFISEEGQEYLLLEDFESKKIPLQSHADSAKSSSSETDCNDNVPSHKNPAPSVSKHAVNGFFQQQGVYDSPPSRTGLALADSSLYNLPRSYSQDVLPKAASPTGTDAEGEQHVFNTPSATSLLDAQLRHISISYDIPPTPGGTYQIPRTFPEGTMSQTSKLETIPDIPPPRPPKPHHAADRSPVETCSITRTASDTDNSYCIPTAGMPPSRSNTISTVDLNIFRKEISSQDCYDIPRTFPNDRSNSLEGFHNHFKNRSMLTVGSVSSEELDENYVPMNPNSPPRQHSSSFTEPIQETNYVPMTPGTFDFPLFGKQVPPPAHMGFRSSPKTPPRRSVPVAECEPPPVDRNLKPDRKAKPAPLEIKPLPEWEELQAPVRSPITRSFARDSSRFPMSPRPDSVHSTTSSSDSHDSEENYVSMNPNQSTEDPNLFGSNSLDGGSSPMVKPKGDKQVEYLDLDLDSGKSTPPRKKKSSGSGSSVADERVDYVVVDQQKTLALKSTREAWTDGRQSTESETPTKSVK is encoded by the exons GCATGGAAGAGGAGATGGTTTGTACTTCGCAGCGGCCGTTTAACAGGAGATCCAGATGTATTGGAATACTACAAAAATGACCATGCCAAGAAGCCTATCCGAATTATTGACTTAAATTTATGTCAGCAAGTGGATGCTGGATTAACATTCAACAAAAAAGAGTTCGAAAACAGTTATATTTTTGATATCAACACTATAGACAGAGTTTTCTATTTGGTGGCAGACAGTGAGGAGGAGATGAATAAGTGGGTCCGATGCATCTGTGATATCTGTGGGTTCAACCCTACAGATGAGG ATGCTGTGAAGCCACCGGTCAGTTCTTTACAAACATCTGCTGAGTTACCCTTGCCTGTCAACACTTCACCGCCTTCCATGCAAGCAGAATCTTCCCTACCTCCTCCTTATCAGCTTATTAATATCCCCCCACTAGAGTCTTCCTCTGGTCAAGAAGATCCTCAAGACTACCTACTGCTAATAAACTGCCAGAGTAAAAAACCTGAACCTATGAG CCAAGGGTCACCCTTTATCTCTGAAGAAGGGCAGGAATACCTTCTCTTAGAAGATTTTGAAAGTAAAAAGATACCACTGCA ATCTCATGCTGACTCTGCAAAATCCAGCTCTTCTGAAACAGACTGCAATGATAACGTGCCCTCCCACAAAAATCCTGCTCCATCAGTGAGCAAGCATGCTGTGAATGGCTTTTTTCAGCAGCAAGGTGTCTATGACTCTCCTCCTTCCCGTACTGGACTGGCATTGGCAGACTCCAGCCTTTATAACCTGCCTAGGAGTTATTCACAGGATGTTTTACCGAAGGCAGCATCTCCAACTGGGactgatgcagaaggagagcagCATGTTTTCAACACGCCATCAGCAACATCTTTGTTAGATGCACAGTTGAGACACATCTCCATTAGTTATGACATTCCCCCCACACCTGGAGGTACTTACCAGATTCCACGAACTTTTCCAGAAGGAACAATGTCTCAGACATCAAAACTAGAGACTATTCCAGATATTCCTCCACCTCGGCCACCAAAACCTCACCACGCTGCAGATCGATCTCCTGTGGAAACATGTAGCATTACTCGTACTGCTTCAGATACTGATAATAGTTATTGCATCCCTACAGCAGGAATGCCACCCTCACGCAGTAATACCATTTCAACTGTAGATTTGAATATCTTTCGTAAAG AAATTAGTTCTCAAGACTGTTATGATATTCCACGAACGTTTCCGAATGACAGATCTAATTCATTGGAGGGCTTCCATAACCACTTT aaaaacagaagcatgtTGACAGTGGGAAGTGTTTCAAGTGAAGAACTAGATGAAAATTATGTCCCAATGAATCCCAACTCTCCTCCACGACAGCATTCCAGCAGCTTCACTGAACCCATCCAGGAAACAAATTATGTACCAATGACACCAGGCACGTTTGATTTTCCGTTATTTGGAAAGCAAGTCCCTCCTCCTGCTCACATGGGTTTCAGGTCCAGTCCAAAAACCCCTCCCAGACGGTCAGTTCCTGTTGCAGAATGTGAGCCACCGCCAGTGGATCGGAACCTCAAACCAGACAGAAAAG CAAAACCAGCTCCACTAGAAATAAAACCGCTGCCTGAATGGGAAGAATTACAAGCCCCAGTTAGATCTCCTATCACCAGAAGTTTTGCACGAGA CTCCTCCAGGTTTCCCATGTCTCCCAGACCGGATTCAGTTCATAGCACAACTTCCAGCAGTGACTCGCATGACAGTGAAGAGAATTATGTTTCCATGAATCCAAATCAGTCCACTGAAGACCCA AATTTGTTCGGTAGCAACAGTCTCGATGGAGGAAGCAGTCCCATGGTAAAACCTAAAGGAGATAAACAAGTAGAATATTTAGATTTGGACCTAGATTCAGGAAAATCTACCCCGCCTCGTAAG AAAAAGAGCAGTGGTTCAGGCAGCAGTGTGGCAGACGAAAGAGTTGATTATGTTGTGGTTGACCAGCAGAAAACACTAGCACTGAAGAGCACACGGGAGGCATGGACTGATGGGAGACAGTCTACAGAGTCTGAAACACCGACAAAAAGCGTGAAGTGA
- the GAB1 gene encoding GRB2-associated-binding protein 1 isoform X2 → MSGGEVVCSGWLRKSPPEKKLKRYAWKRRWFVLRSGRLTGDPDVLEYYKNDHAKKPIRIIDLNLCQQVDAGLTFNKKEFENSYIFDINTIDRVFYLVADSEEEMNKWVRCICDICGFNPTDEDAVKPPVSSLQTSAELPLPVNTSPPSMQAESSLPPPYQLINIPPLESSSGQEDPQDYLLLINCQSKKPEPMSQGSPFISEEGQEYLLLEDFESKKIPLQSHADSAKSSSSETDCNDNVPSHKNPAPSVSKHAVNGFFQQQGVYDSPPSRTGLALADSSLYNLPRSYSQDVLPKAASPTGTDAEGEQHVFNTPSATSLLDAQLRHISISYDIPPTPGGTYQIPRTFPEGTMSQTSKLETIPDIPPPRPPKPHHAADRSPVETCSITRTASDTDNSYCIPTAGMPPSRSNTISTVDLNIFRKEISSQDCYDIPRTFPNDRSNSLEGFHNHFKNRSMLTVGSVSSEELDENYVPMNPNSPPRQHSSSFTEPIQETNYVPMTPGTFDFPLFGKQVPPPAHMGFRSSPKTPPRRSVPVAECEPPPVDRNLKPDRKGQSPKILRPKPHGLERTDSQTVGDFTTRRKAKPAPLEIKPLPEWEELQAPVRSPITRSFAREEESFYCTVPITPVKREGSGWERTEENLFGSNSLDGGSSPMVKPKGDKQVEYLDLDLDSGKSTPPRKKKSSGSGSSVADERVDYVVVDQQKTLALKSTREAWTDGRQSTESETPTKSVK, encoded by the exons GCATGGAAGAGGAGATGGTTTGTACTTCGCAGCGGCCGTTTAACAGGAGATCCAGATGTATTGGAATACTACAAAAATGACCATGCCAAGAAGCCTATCCGAATTATTGACTTAAATTTATGTCAGCAAGTGGATGCTGGATTAACATTCAACAAAAAAGAGTTCGAAAACAGTTATATTTTTGATATCAACACTATAGACAGAGTTTTCTATTTGGTGGCAGACAGTGAGGAGGAGATGAATAAGTGGGTCCGATGCATCTGTGATATCTGTGGGTTCAACCCTACAGATGAGG ATGCTGTGAAGCCACCGGTCAGTTCTTTACAAACATCTGCTGAGTTACCCTTGCCTGTCAACACTTCACCGCCTTCCATGCAAGCAGAATCTTCCCTACCTCCTCCTTATCAGCTTATTAATATCCCCCCACTAGAGTCTTCCTCTGGTCAAGAAGATCCTCAAGACTACCTACTGCTAATAAACTGCCAGAGTAAAAAACCTGAACCTATGAG CCAAGGGTCACCCTTTATCTCTGAAGAAGGGCAGGAATACCTTCTCTTAGAAGATTTTGAAAGTAAAAAGATACCACTGCA ATCTCATGCTGACTCTGCAAAATCCAGCTCTTCTGAAACAGACTGCAATGATAACGTGCCCTCCCACAAAAATCCTGCTCCATCAGTGAGCAAGCATGCTGTGAATGGCTTTTTTCAGCAGCAAGGTGTCTATGACTCTCCTCCTTCCCGTACTGGACTGGCATTGGCAGACTCCAGCCTTTATAACCTGCCTAGGAGTTATTCACAGGATGTTTTACCGAAGGCAGCATCTCCAACTGGGactgatgcagaaggagagcagCATGTTTTCAACACGCCATCAGCAACATCTTTGTTAGATGCACAGTTGAGACACATCTCCATTAGTTATGACATTCCCCCCACACCTGGAGGTACTTACCAGATTCCACGAACTTTTCCAGAAGGAACAATGTCTCAGACATCAAAACTAGAGACTATTCCAGATATTCCTCCACCTCGGCCACCAAAACCTCACCACGCTGCAGATCGATCTCCTGTGGAAACATGTAGCATTACTCGTACTGCTTCAGATACTGATAATAGTTATTGCATCCCTACAGCAGGAATGCCACCCTCACGCAGTAATACCATTTCAACTGTAGATTTGAATATCTTTCGTAAAG AAATTAGTTCTCAAGACTGTTATGATATTCCACGAACGTTTCCGAATGACAGATCTAATTCATTGGAGGGCTTCCATAACCACTTT aaaaacagaagcatgtTGACAGTGGGAAGTGTTTCAAGTGAAGAACTAGATGAAAATTATGTCCCAATGAATCCCAACTCTCCTCCACGACAGCATTCCAGCAGCTTCACTGAACCCATCCAGGAAACAAATTATGTACCAATGACACCAGGCACGTTTGATTTTCCGTTATTTGGAAAGCAAGTCCCTCCTCCTGCTCACATGGGTTTCAGGTCCAGTCCAAAAACCCCTCCCAGACGGTCAGTTCCTGTTGCAGAATGTGAGCCACCGCCAGTGGATCGGAACCTCAAACCAGACAGAAAAG GTCAAAGTCCTAAAATTTTAAGACCTAAACCACATGGTTTAGAGCGAACTGATTCACAAACCGTAGGTGACTTTACTACAAGAAGAAAGG CAAAACCAGCTCCACTAGAAATAAAACCGCTGCCTGAATGGGAAGAATTACAAGCCCCAGTTAGATCTCCTATCACCAGAAGTTTTGCACGAGA AGAAGAGTCCTTCTATTGTACTGTTCCTATAACACCTGTTAAGAGGGAGGGAtcaggctgggagaggacagaGGAG AATTTGTTCGGTAGCAACAGTCTCGATGGAGGAAGCAGTCCCATGGTAAAACCTAAAGGAGATAAACAAGTAGAATATTTAGATTTGGACCTAGATTCAGGAAAATCTACCCCGCCTCGTAAG AAAAAGAGCAGTGGTTCAGGCAGCAGTGTGGCAGACGAAAGAGTTGATTATGTTGTGGTTGACCAGCAGAAAACACTAGCACTGAAGAGCACACGGGAGGCATGGACTGATGGGAGACAGTCTACAGAGTCTGAAACACCGACAAAAAGCGTGAAGTGA
- the GAB1 gene encoding GRB2-associated-binding protein 1 isoform X6: protein MSGGEVVCSGWLRKSPPEKKLKRYAWKRRWFVLRSGRLTGDPDVLEYYKNDHAKKPIRIIDLNLCQQVDAGLTFNKKEFENSYIFDINTIDRVFYLVADSEEEMNKWVRCICDICGFNPTDEDAVKPPVSSLQTSAELPLPVNTSPPSMQAESSLPPPYQLINIPPLESSSGQEDPQDYLLLINCQSKKPEPMSQGSPFISEEGQEYLLLEDFESKKIPLQSHADSAKSSSSETDCNDNVPSHKNPAPSVSKHAVNGFFQQQGVYDSPPSRTGLALADSSLYNLPRSYSQDVLPKAASPTGTDAEGEQHVFNTPSATSLLDAQLRHISISYDIPPTPGGTYQIPRTFPEGTMSQTSKLETIPDIPPPRPPKPHHAADRSPVETCSITRTASDTDNSYCIPTAGMPPSRSNTISTVDLNIFRKEISSQDCYDIPRTFPNDRSNSLEGFHNHFKNRSMLTVGSVSSEELDENYVPMNPNSPPRQHSSSFTEPIQETNYVPMTPGTFDFPLFGKQVPPPAHMGFRSSPKTPPRRSVPVAECEPPPVDRNLKPDRKAKPAPLEIKPLPEWEELQAPVRSPITRSFAREEESFYCTVPITPVKREGSGWERTEENLFGSNSLDGGSSPMVKPKGDKQVEYLDLDLDSGKSTPPRKKKSSGSGSSVADERVDYVVVDQQKTLALKSTREAWTDGRQSTESETPTKSVK from the exons GCATGGAAGAGGAGATGGTTTGTACTTCGCAGCGGCCGTTTAACAGGAGATCCAGATGTATTGGAATACTACAAAAATGACCATGCCAAGAAGCCTATCCGAATTATTGACTTAAATTTATGTCAGCAAGTGGATGCTGGATTAACATTCAACAAAAAAGAGTTCGAAAACAGTTATATTTTTGATATCAACACTATAGACAGAGTTTTCTATTTGGTGGCAGACAGTGAGGAGGAGATGAATAAGTGGGTCCGATGCATCTGTGATATCTGTGGGTTCAACCCTACAGATGAGG ATGCTGTGAAGCCACCGGTCAGTTCTTTACAAACATCTGCTGAGTTACCCTTGCCTGTCAACACTTCACCGCCTTCCATGCAAGCAGAATCTTCCCTACCTCCTCCTTATCAGCTTATTAATATCCCCCCACTAGAGTCTTCCTCTGGTCAAGAAGATCCTCAAGACTACCTACTGCTAATAAACTGCCAGAGTAAAAAACCTGAACCTATGAG CCAAGGGTCACCCTTTATCTCTGAAGAAGGGCAGGAATACCTTCTCTTAGAAGATTTTGAAAGTAAAAAGATACCACTGCA ATCTCATGCTGACTCTGCAAAATCCAGCTCTTCTGAAACAGACTGCAATGATAACGTGCCCTCCCACAAAAATCCTGCTCCATCAGTGAGCAAGCATGCTGTGAATGGCTTTTTTCAGCAGCAAGGTGTCTATGACTCTCCTCCTTCCCGTACTGGACTGGCATTGGCAGACTCCAGCCTTTATAACCTGCCTAGGAGTTATTCACAGGATGTTTTACCGAAGGCAGCATCTCCAACTGGGactgatgcagaaggagagcagCATGTTTTCAACACGCCATCAGCAACATCTTTGTTAGATGCACAGTTGAGACACATCTCCATTAGTTATGACATTCCCCCCACACCTGGAGGTACTTACCAGATTCCACGAACTTTTCCAGAAGGAACAATGTCTCAGACATCAAAACTAGAGACTATTCCAGATATTCCTCCACCTCGGCCACCAAAACCTCACCACGCTGCAGATCGATCTCCTGTGGAAACATGTAGCATTACTCGTACTGCTTCAGATACTGATAATAGTTATTGCATCCCTACAGCAGGAATGCCACCCTCACGCAGTAATACCATTTCAACTGTAGATTTGAATATCTTTCGTAAAG AAATTAGTTCTCAAGACTGTTATGATATTCCACGAACGTTTCCGAATGACAGATCTAATTCATTGGAGGGCTTCCATAACCACTTT aaaaacagaagcatgtTGACAGTGGGAAGTGTTTCAAGTGAAGAACTAGATGAAAATTATGTCCCAATGAATCCCAACTCTCCTCCACGACAGCATTCCAGCAGCTTCACTGAACCCATCCAGGAAACAAATTATGTACCAATGACACCAGGCACGTTTGATTTTCCGTTATTTGGAAAGCAAGTCCCTCCTCCTGCTCACATGGGTTTCAGGTCCAGTCCAAAAACCCCTCCCAGACGGTCAGTTCCTGTTGCAGAATGTGAGCCACCGCCAGTGGATCGGAACCTCAAACCAGACAGAAAAG CAAAACCAGCTCCACTAGAAATAAAACCGCTGCCTGAATGGGAAGAATTACAAGCCCCAGTTAGATCTCCTATCACCAGAAGTTTTGCACGAGA AGAAGAGTCCTTCTATTGTACTGTTCCTATAACACCTGTTAAGAGGGAGGGAtcaggctgggagaggacagaGGAG AATTTGTTCGGTAGCAACAGTCTCGATGGAGGAAGCAGTCCCATGGTAAAACCTAAAGGAGATAAACAAGTAGAATATTTAGATTTGGACCTAGATTCAGGAAAATCTACCCCGCCTCGTAAG AAAAAGAGCAGTGGTTCAGGCAGCAGTGTGGCAGACGAAAGAGTTGATTATGTTGTGGTTGACCAGCAGAAAACACTAGCACTGAAGAGCACACGGGAGGCATGGACTGATGGGAGACAGTCTACAGAGTCTGAAACACCGACAAAAAGCGTGAAGTGA
- the GAB1 gene encoding GRB2-associated-binding protein 1 isoform X5 — MSGGEVVCSGWLRKSPPEKKLKRYAWKRRWFVLRSGRLTGDPDVLEYYKNDHAKKPIRIIDLNLCQQVDAGLTFNKKEFENSYIFDINTIDRVFYLVADSEEEMNKWVRCICDICGFNPTDEDAVKPPVSSLQTSAELPLPVNTSPPSMQAESSLPPPYQLINIPPLESSSGQEDPQDYLLLINCQSKKPEPMSQGSPFISEEGQEYLLLEDFESKKIPLQSHADSAKSSSSETDCNDNVPSHKNPAPSVSKHAVNGFFQQQGVYDSPPSRTGLALADSSLYNLPRSYSQDVLPKAASPTGTDAEGEQHVFNTPSATSLLDAQLRHISISYDIPPTPGGTYQIPRTFPEGTMSQTSKLETIPDIPPPRPPKPHHAADRSPVETCSITRTASDTDNSYCIPTAGMPPSRSNTISTVDLNIFRKEISSQDCYDIPRTFPNDRSNSLEGFHNHFHSSSFTEPIQETNYVPMTPGTFDFPLFGKQVPPPAHMGFRSSPKTPPRRSVPVAECEPPPVDRNLKPDRKGQSPKILRPKPHGLERTDSQTVGDFTTRRKAKPAPLEIKPLPEWEELQAPVRSPITRSFARDSSRFPMSPRPDSVHSTTSSSDSHDSEENYVSMNPNQSTEDPNLFGSNSLDGGSSPMVKPKGDKQVEYLDLDLDSGKSTPPRKKKSSGSGSSVADERVDYVVVDQQKTLALKSTREAWTDGRQSTESETPTKSVK, encoded by the exons GCATGGAAGAGGAGATGGTTTGTACTTCGCAGCGGCCGTTTAACAGGAGATCCAGATGTATTGGAATACTACAAAAATGACCATGCCAAGAAGCCTATCCGAATTATTGACTTAAATTTATGTCAGCAAGTGGATGCTGGATTAACATTCAACAAAAAAGAGTTCGAAAACAGTTATATTTTTGATATCAACACTATAGACAGAGTTTTCTATTTGGTGGCAGACAGTGAGGAGGAGATGAATAAGTGGGTCCGATGCATCTGTGATATCTGTGGGTTCAACCCTACAGATGAGG ATGCTGTGAAGCCACCGGTCAGTTCTTTACAAACATCTGCTGAGTTACCCTTGCCTGTCAACACTTCACCGCCTTCCATGCAAGCAGAATCTTCCCTACCTCCTCCTTATCAGCTTATTAATATCCCCCCACTAGAGTCTTCCTCTGGTCAAGAAGATCCTCAAGACTACCTACTGCTAATAAACTGCCAGAGTAAAAAACCTGAACCTATGAG CCAAGGGTCACCCTTTATCTCTGAAGAAGGGCAGGAATACCTTCTCTTAGAAGATTTTGAAAGTAAAAAGATACCACTGCA ATCTCATGCTGACTCTGCAAAATCCAGCTCTTCTGAAACAGACTGCAATGATAACGTGCCCTCCCACAAAAATCCTGCTCCATCAGTGAGCAAGCATGCTGTGAATGGCTTTTTTCAGCAGCAAGGTGTCTATGACTCTCCTCCTTCCCGTACTGGACTGGCATTGGCAGACTCCAGCCTTTATAACCTGCCTAGGAGTTATTCACAGGATGTTTTACCGAAGGCAGCATCTCCAACTGGGactgatgcagaaggagagcagCATGTTTTCAACACGCCATCAGCAACATCTTTGTTAGATGCACAGTTGAGACACATCTCCATTAGTTATGACATTCCCCCCACACCTGGAGGTACTTACCAGATTCCACGAACTTTTCCAGAAGGAACAATGTCTCAGACATCAAAACTAGAGACTATTCCAGATATTCCTCCACCTCGGCCACCAAAACCTCACCACGCTGCAGATCGATCTCCTGTGGAAACATGTAGCATTACTCGTACTGCTTCAGATACTGATAATAGTTATTGCATCCCTACAGCAGGAATGCCACCCTCACGCAGTAATACCATTTCAACTGTAGATTTGAATATCTTTCGTAAAG AAATTAGTTCTCAAGACTGTTATGATATTCCACGAACGTTTCCGAATGACAGATCTAATTCATTGGAGGGCTTCCATAACCACTTT CATTCCAGCAGCTTCACTGAACCCATCCAGGAAACAAATTATGTACCAATGACACCAGGCACGTTTGATTTTCCGTTATTTGGAAAGCAAGTCCCTCCTCCTGCTCACATGGGTTTCAGGTCCAGTCCAAAAACCCCTCCCAGACGGTCAGTTCCTGTTGCAGAATGTGAGCCACCGCCAGTGGATCGGAACCTCAAACCAGACAGAAAAG GTCAAAGTCCTAAAATTTTAAGACCTAAACCACATGGTTTAGAGCGAACTGATTCACAAACCGTAGGTGACTTTACTACAAGAAGAAAGG CAAAACCAGCTCCACTAGAAATAAAACCGCTGCCTGAATGGGAAGAATTACAAGCCCCAGTTAGATCTCCTATCACCAGAAGTTTTGCACGAGA CTCCTCCAGGTTTCCCATGTCTCCCAGACCGGATTCAGTTCATAGCACAACTTCCAGCAGTGACTCGCATGACAGTGAAGAGAATTATGTTTCCATGAATCCAAATCAGTCCACTGAAGACCCA AATTTGTTCGGTAGCAACAGTCTCGATGGAGGAAGCAGTCCCATGGTAAAACCTAAAGGAGATAAACAAGTAGAATATTTAGATTTGGACCTAGATTCAGGAAAATCTACCCCGCCTCGTAAG AAAAAGAGCAGTGGTTCAGGCAGCAGTGTGGCAGACGAAAGAGTTGATTATGTTGTGGTTGACCAGCAGAAAACACTAGCACTGAAGAGCACACGGGAGGCATGGACTGATGGGAGACAGTCTACAGAGTCTGAAACACCGACAAAAAGCGTGAAGTGA